AAGTTGTTTAAAGGCGTTTTATTTTAAACGTCAGTTTTTAAGAACAGTTTATTTACAACCAAAGTTCTCTTGATTGTGCGTCCGGGCAACTTTTCAAGGAACTATAACCAATTTAGGGTttccataaaataaatacattacttattaaaatattttaactaatcaacgaactaactaactaactcactaactaactaactaactaactaactaactaactaactaactaactaacttactaactaacttactaacttacttactaactaacttactaactaactaataaagtaactaactaactaactaactaactaactaactaactaattaactaactaactaactaactaactaactaactaactaactaactaactaactaactaactaactaactaactaactaactaactaactaactaactaactaactaactaactcactaactaattaactaaccaactaactaactaactaactaactaactaattaactaactaactaactaactaacaaactaacaaactaacaaactaactaactaactaactaactaactaactaactaactaactaactaactaactaactaactaattaactaaccaactaactaactaaccaattaactaactaactaactaattaactaactaagtaactaagtaagtaacaaactaactaagtaactaactaactaactaacttacttactagctaactatataactaaaaaactaactaactaactaactaactagctaactaactaactaaggaactaactaattaactaaattatgAACTATCTATGTTATTTTTGGGATTGGACCACTGAAAGAACTAAAACCGATTTGCAGCTTTTCACATAACTCAAAGAGGAGAAGATGATATATAATCTATATTAATATccttttgtgtatatttttactattccaattgttatcaataaatttaacatgTATTACATAAATGCACACATTTCTTCCAGTATAAAAGTCTTATTTATTAAAGACTCTGTTTGAATGACAAATTATAGCAATTTATCATGATTTAGCTGAAAGTAATTCAAATCAGATTTACATACAGACACAAATACATCACAATCAAAGACGAATGATATGGCTGCCACAGACATCAACATTCAAAACAGAAGTTACAATTGCGGAGTTTGTCTGGCCAAAGAAATAGTCCATTTGCTGACCCATCAGAGAGAtgttgattttaaaacaaacactttattgTCTCCTATTGTTGGCCGTTATTGGCATGGACACTTGTACAGCGGTAAGAATAACACAAAGGACTATATCGAAAGGTTTCCTAGTGCAAAGCAtaatgaaattgttaaataaattggaAAAGAGCAACGATTTAAATGTCAATATACAATTTACCGccattttaagtgaatttttaataaaacgtaAGTTTAGCTTGttgaacatttttacaaaaatttttttttgagattttcttttttggttGCAGAAAAGCAACGTTATTATGAATCGAATCGTTATGAGCAACAggtttattacaaatttttacaaaaattaaatcacaTCATACGCCAAACAGAAGACGCAGATTTTGAGAATGTTCATAAAACAAGTAaagttatatatgtacataaatgggagttttatttttttaattttgtttttatataattttctttcaacAGTTTTAGATAATATATTCCAGCGTAATATTATGCTTATACCGCCTGTTCTCAAACAGCGTCATATTGATAcacattttgaatataaatcgCTTATTAAAGACTATGGCAAATTGGTGGGTCTGGGTAATCCCAATATAACTCAATCCGATGAATGTTTGGCTACAATTGCAGCCTTGAATTCCAGTTGTCAAATGCCTAGAGCATGTATTGATCTGATGATCAGTGATTTGCCTACATATGGTTATCAGCGTATGCATCAGTAagttgaatatataaaaaatctatatatttaattttttagtccatcaagaaaatgttataatttttgtttatgcaATATCTTGGACAGTTTAAATAAGTTACAAAAATTTATGGGTCACAATAGAGTTgactttactttttttcttttatttttgcagAATTTTACTTTTGTACGTTTTCATGCATCACATATGTGCACCAACGTTGGGCTCACAAACGGCTTATGAAATTTTGGCAAGTCAGAAATGTACACAAGTTTATCGTGAACAAAATGTTCTACGTCATCTTAATATACCAGATGTTTACAGAGATTTATATTTGGAGCAAAGTAAGTACAcataaacaaaaaggaaaatatcacacaaaataaaaatataatgtgttaACACAGTGGGTCCTTTTGTGTCAGGATAAATGGAtattaaaatttcctaaaaatcgATTAGTGGTTTTTTATCTGAGAATGAAATTTGAGTGATATAGCGAAAGTGATCGTAAAAATAGGTATaataagtctgtagtctagtctatagtcaagtctatagcctagtctatagtctagtgtatagtctagtctatggtctagtctatagtctagtctatagactagtctatagtctagtctatagtctagtctatagtctagtctatagtctagtctatagtctagtcNNNNNNNNNNNNNNNNNNNNNNNNNNNNNNNNNNNNNNNNNNNNNNNNNNNNNNNNNNNNNNNNNNNNNNNNNNNNNNNNNNNNNNNNNNNNNNNN
The window above is part of the Lucilia cuprina isolate Lc7/37 chromosome 6, ASM2204524v1, whole genome shotgun sequence genome. Proteins encoded here:
- the LOC111689339 gene encoding uncharacterized protein LOC111689339 produces the protein MLILKQTLYCLLLLAVIGMDTCTAVRITQRTISKGFLVQSIMKLLNKLEKSNDLNVNIQFTAILSEFLIKQKQRYYESNRYEQQVYYKFLQKLNHIIRQTEDADFENVHKTILDNIFQRNIMLIPPVLKQRHIDTHFEYKSLIKDYGKLVGLGNPNITQSDECLATIAALNSSCQMPRACIDLMISDLPTYGYQRMHQILLLYVFMHHICAPTLGSQTAYEILASQKCTQVYREQNVLRHLNIPDVYRDLYLEQRLLLKATADIKDIIVFVTSFKSERVGGGLKGVLEE